GTTCGCGCCCGAACAGCAACCCCACCTGCTCCTGCGTGAGCCAGACCGACTCCCGATCCAGTCGCACCTCGACGCGGGCCTCAGCCCCTTCGTAGATGACGATTTCGGATGTTGGCTTCACAGGCCGCGCTCCTTGAGGAAGGCTTCCGCATCCGGCACGCGCAACTCGCCCGAGATGAGCTTGGGCAACAGGGTGTCGTGGAGTTTGGCGAGGGAGCGGGACTGTTGCGCGTTGCGGATCGTCTGGTCGAAGATCGGAGCAATAACAGCGTCAAGCCTTTCCATGCACTCGGGCGGTGCAACCGCAATCCGAGCATCGGTGAGATGTTTGCGCTGGATGTGCCCCATCGTGGTGGCCTTGGCAGCGGCAACAGCCCGAAAATCCGGCAGATGATACCTAGTGGCAAAGAAGTAGAACCACTTCGGCACCAGGTCAGACGTGACCTTGAACAGGTGTTGATTCAGTGCCCCCCGGCCACCATTCCACACCTCGACTTCGAGCGACCCGGACCACGAGAACAGCACGTCGCCATCGACCACGACATATTCCGGTTTGATCCGCGTGCTCGCTCTGTCTGCGCCAGCCACGCTTCCGGCACGCAACTGCGCGATCTTGATGACAGGCAGAAACTCGGTTTCGCTTTCGGACGGGAATTTCTGCAATGCAAGGCCATTGAGGTAGTTCGCGATCGAATCCAGCGACCGCATCTCCCACCCCTCCGGAACCTCCCCCGACTCCGACTCGACGAGCCGGTCGGGAAAGAGGTCGTAGAGGTGCGCGGGCAGGCCGGGCAGCGATTGACCGCGCTGCCAGCGGCCCTCCAGCTTGGCGCGCACCGGCTCGAAGTCCACGAACCACGCCTTGAACAAGGCACGGGCCATCGCCTCCAGCGTTTCGTTCGCGCGCCGGTTGAGCTCGATCTTGTCGTCCAGCGTACCGAGGATGTGGGCGATGGCGCGTTGTTCGTGGAGCGGGGGGACCGCGACGGGCAAGGCGCGAATCGTGGGAAGATTAAGTCGCTCTGCGACACTCCCGTCACGGTGACCATGAATGTGGGTAGCCATGACGGGTGAGTTCAGCCAGTGGCGCAGAAATCGAAAATCTATCTTGCTTGCCTGCGGACGGATCAGCACCATCCGCTGCCCAAGACATACGCGCACTTGTTCGGGAACTTCGGCCGCAATACCAAAGTAGGTACCTTCCCTGCTGTACAGAAGATCCCCGTGCCGAGGTAATGCCCTGACCGTTCGTTCTCTGTAGGTCTCCTCGGAAACGTGAGCAGCTTGCTCTGTACGGAACACACCCGAAATGATGTCTTGCGTGCGGACAACCAATGGGCCTGCGTTGACCAGTTTTGGGGTCGAGTGAGGGCAATCGAATACGCCTTCGCAGAGATCGTCGAGCCGCCCCCACGACCACCCGATCGGCAAACGCTCTAGCCCATTTGGAACATGCAGTGGCTTGGCATAGGCTCCAAGGTCAACCGCCATAGCCAAGCTCCCTCAGGTTGGCCTCGATCGCCGCATCCAGCCGGGCCGCTTCCGCCCGCTGCGCCCGCCACTGCGCGGCCAGCCGTGCCATCTTCTCCTCTAAGGGTTCGCCGTCTTCCTCCTGCTCTGCCGCGCCCACGTAGCGCCCCGGTGTCAGCACATGGCCGTGCTTGCGGATTTCCTCCAGCGTGGCGGATTTGCAGAAGCCGGCCACGTCCGCGTACTCGCCTGCGCCGGCTTCCCCGCGCCAGGCGTGGTAGGTGCCGGCGATCTTCTGCACTTCCTCGTCGGTCAGTTCGCGCCGGGTGCGATCCACCAGCACGCCCAGCTTGCGGGCGTCGATGAACAGCACCTGGCCGCGGCGGTCGCGCAGGCCACCCGGTTTTCCATGCTCCGGGTTCTTGTTGCGGGCGAGGAACCACAGGCAGGCGGGGATCTGGGTGGAGTAGAAGAGCTGGCCGGGTAGCGCCACCATGCAGTCCACCACGTCGGCTTCGACCATGGCGCGGCGGATCTCGCCTTCGCCGGACTGGTTGGAGCTCATCGAGCCGTTGGCCAGCACCACGCCGGCGGTGCCGTTGGGGGCGAGGTGGTGATGGATGTGCTGCAGCCAGGCGTAGTTGGCGTTGCCCGCGGGCGGCGCGCCGAACTTCCAGCGCAGGTCTTCGCGCAGGCGGTCGCCGCCCCAGTCGGAGATGTTGAAGGGCGGGTTGGCGAGGATGAAGTCGGCCTTGAGGTCGCGCAGTTCGTCCTTGTGGAAGCTGCCCTCGTTGTTCCAGCGGATGTCGGAGTCGATGCCGCGCACCGCAAGGTTCATCTTGGCCAGCCGCCAGGTGGTGTAGTTGGATTCCTGCCCGTAGATGGCGATGTCGCCGATGCGCCCGCCGTGCTCCTGCACGAACTTTTCCGACTGCACGAACATGCCGCCCGAACCGCAGCAGGGGTCGTACACCCGGCCGGCGACGCCGCGCGCGGGGTCGGGCAGCGGTTCGAGCATTTCGACCAGCACGCGCACCACCGAGCGGGGGGTGTAGAACTCGCCGCCGCGCTTGCCTTCGGCGCCGGCGAACTGGCCGAGGAAGTACTCATACACCCGGCCGAGGATGTCTTTGGAGCGGTCGCCGGCCTCGCCCAGCGCAATGCCGGAGATGAGGTCGACCAGCTCGCCGAGCATCACCTTGTTGAGCGCGGGGCGGGCGTAGTCCTTGGGCAGCACGCCCTTGAGCGATTCGTTGTCCTTCTCGATGGCGCGCATGGCCTCGTCGATCAGGGTGCCGATGGTGGGCTGTTTGGCGCTGGCCTGCAGGTGCGACCAGCGCGCCTCCTTCGGCACCCAGAAGACGTTGTCGGCGAGGTATTCGTCCTTGTCTTCGGCAGCCTGCGGGTCTTCGGCGAGCAGCGCGGTGTGCTTGGCCTCGAAGGCGTCGGAGATGTACTTGAGGAAGATGAGCCCGAGCGCGACGTGCTTGTAGTCGCTGGGCTCCATGTTGCCGCGCAGCTTGTCGGCGGCCTTGAAGAGTTCGGCCTCGAAGCCGAGGCTGCCGCCGTTGGCGTTTCTGCCGGTGTTGCTGGTCTTGCTGGTCTTGCTGGTCTTGCGTTGTGCCATCGTGGTCTTGTCTTGGGGCTGAACGGTTCGCGCCGCGCGCACCGGGTCGCCGGCCGGGGGCGGCGCGTTTGCGTCCGTGGCCTGCGCGCGGCGTACCGACCCGCCGCGCCCCTGCCCTTTCAGCAGCACGCCCTCGGCCACCAGGGCGCCGTGGGCCTGCCAGTAGTCATCCTCCCCGATCGACAGCCCCTCGGACTGCAGCAGGGCTTCGATCTCGCGGCGCAGCGCGGTGTTGCCGATGGTGGAACCGTCGGCGGGCACGATGGAGCGCATCGCGCGCTTGACGCGATCTTGCAGGCTGGACACGGAAAGGACTCCCTGGACTTCTTTTTCGGACGCCGCCGGTGGCGGTTGGGGAGCCGATTATGGCTTGCGGGTGCTGCACCTGTCATTCCGGGGCAGCCTTCCGGCGATCAGCCCCAACCCCACCCGGACGCTCGTCGGGCTGAAGCCTGCTGCAGCCGTTGCGCCTCCCCGGGTGCGCGCACAAGTCCGGGAAGAACACCCGCAGAAGTCTCCAGCGATCGTCCGGGAACGTCCCGGACAATGCCGGAAGCCTCGCTACTTGCCGATGCAGAAGCGCGAGAAGATGACCCCGAGCAGGTCGTCGGCGGTGAACTCCCCGGTGATCTCACCCAGGCTTTCCTGCGCCAGGCGCAGCTCTTCGGCAAACAGTTCGAGCGCCGCGCACTGCTCCCCGGCAGCGACGACGTGCGTCAGCGCCTCACGCAAGGCCCGAAGGTGGCGTTCGCGCGCCAGGATTACGTCTTCACCGTGCGCATGCCAGCCGGCGATGCGCAGCAGCTCTTCGCGCAGCAGCTCGATTCCCGCGCCGGTCTTGGCCGACAGCCGCAGACGCACGCTCCCCGCTTGATCCTCGCGGACGGCCTCGCCGCCGGCGAGATCGATCTTGTTCACCACGGTGAGGCGCATCGCTCCGGCGGGCAGGCGGGCGTCGATCGTGTCGCCGCCCTCCCCGCCGCTGCCGCCGGCCTCGACCAGGCGCAGGATCACATCGGCACGCTCGATCTCGCGCCAGGTGCGCTCGATGCCGATGCGCTCGACGGTGTCGGCGGTGTCGCGCAGGCCGGCGGTGTCGATGATGTGCAGCGGAATGCCTTCGATCTGGATCGTTTCGCGCAGCGCGTCGCGGGTGGTGCCGGCGATGTCGGTGACGATCGCACGCTCTTCGCCGGCGAGGCGGTTGAGCAGGCTGGACTTGCCGACGTTGGGCTCGCCCACCAGCACCACGTTGAGGCCGCTGCGCAGCAGGGCACCCTGGCGGGCACGGTCGAGCAGGCCTTCGAGGTCGCTGCGGATCCCGTCCAGGCGCGGCAGCGCGCGGGCGCGTTCGAGGAACTCGATTTCCTCTTCGGGAAAATCGAGAGTCGCTTCGACCAGCATCCGCAGGTCGATCAGGGCATCGGTGATGCGTCGTACTTCTTCGGAGAATTTCCCCGACAGCGAGCGCAGCGCGGAGCGCGCCGCGGCCGCAGTGGAAGCTTCGATCAGGTCGGCAACGCCTTCGGCCTGGGCGAGGTCGAGCTTGCCGTTGAGAAAAGCGCGGCGGGTGAACTCGCCGGGCTCGGCCAGGCGCGCACCCAGCTCGAGGCAGCGCTCGAGCAGCAGCTGCATGACCACCGGGCCGCCATGGCCCTGGAGCTCGAGCACGTCCTCGCCAGTGAACGACGCCGGCGTCGGAAAATACAGCAGGATGCCTTCGTCGATCGCCTGCCCCGCCGCATCCGCGAAACGGGCGAAATGGGCGCGGCGAGGCTGCGGCTCACGCCCGCACAAGGCCTGTGCGAACGCGCTCAGGGCGGCGCCGGAAACGCGGACGACACCGATGCCGCCGCGCCCCGGTGCGGTCGCGACCGCGGCGATGGTGTCAGGCGGTCTTGCTGCCGGGCTTTGCACTCTCGATCATCCGCGTGATCTGCCACTGCTGGGCAATCGACAGGATGTTGTTCACCACCCAGTACAGCACCAGGCCGGACGGGAACCACAGGAACATGAAGGTGAACACGATCGGCATCGCCATCATGACCTTGGCCTGGATCGGGTCGGGCGGGGTCGGGTTGAGCTTCATCTGCACCAGCATCGACACACCCATGATCACCGGCAGGATGAAGTACGGGTCCTTCGCCGACAGATCCTGGATCCAGCCCAGCCACGGCGCCTGGCGCATCTCGACGCTGCCGAGCAGCACCCAGTAGAGGGCGATGAACACCGGAATCTGCACCAGAATCGGCAGGCAGCCGCCGAGCGGGTTGATCTTCTCGGTGCGGTAGAGATTCATCATCTCCTGCTGCATCTTCGCCTTGTCGTTGCCGTACAGCTCCTTCATGCGCTGCAGGCGCGGGCCGAGCACGCGCATCTTGGCCATCGACTTGTAGCTCGCGGCCGACAGCGGGAAGAACACCGCCTTTAGCATCACGGTCACAAGGATGATCGCCCAACCCCAGTTTCCGGTCAGCTTGTACAGCCAGGCCAGCACCCAGAACAGCGGCGCGGCGATCACCGTGAGCCAGCCGTAATCGACCACCAGATCGAGCCCGGGGGCGATGGCCTCGAGCTTGTCCTGCTCCTGCGGGCCCGCGTACAGGCGGGATTCCACCTTCGCCGCGGCACCCGGTGCGATCTGGCTGACCGGAATGATCGCGCCCGCCGAGTAGAGGCCATTGCCGACCGAACGCGCGAAGTACTCGCGCTCGCCCTGCTCCGGCAGCCAGGCACTGACGAAGTAGTGCTGCACCATCGCCACCCAGCCGTCGCTGGCGGTCTTGACGAACTTGGCGTCGCCGTCGTCGATGTCCCCGAACTGGACCTTCTGGAACTTGCCAGCCTCGGTGTAGAACGCCGGGCCGATGAAGGTCTGCACGCCGCCGAAGCCCTCGGGCTTCTCCGCCGGATTGGAGTCTCGCGTGAGCTGGAAATAGGCATGCGCGCTGAGCGCCTCGCTGCCGCCATTGCTGATCTCGTACGCGACGTCGATCAGATAGCTGCCACGTGCAAACGTCATTACCTTGGTGACGCGCACGCCGTTCTGCTCCGGCGCTTCGAGGCGCAGGACGACACGGTCCTCGCCGGCCTTCAGCACGAAGTTGCCCTCGGGCAGCGTGAACACCGTCTTGTGGGTCGGCAGGCCCCCGCCGATGAGGCCGCTCTGCGCCAGATAGGTGTGGGCAGAACCGTTATCGAAGAGCAGGAAGGGCTTGCTGTGATCCTCCTTCTGCTTATGCCCCTTGAATTCCAGCCGAACGACGTCGCCGCCCTGCGCGGAGACCTCTGCACGCAGCAGGTCGGTTTCGACGGTGACCGTCGCCGCGGCCGAAGGCGCAGGATCGCTCGGGACCACGACCTGGCCCGGAGCGAGGCTGGCCGAGGG
The window above is part of the Thauera aromatica K172 genome. Proteins encoded here:
- a CDS encoding restriction endonuclease subunit S, yielding MAVDLGAYAKPLHVPNGLERLPIGWSWGRLDDLCEGVFDCPHSTPKLVNAGPLVVRTQDIISGVFRTEQAAHVSEETYRERTVRALPRHGDLLYSREGTYFGIAAEVPEQVRVCLGQRMVLIRPQASKIDFRFLRHWLNSPVMATHIHGHRDGSVAERLNLPTIRALPVAVPPLHEQRAIAHILGTLDDKIELNRRANETLEAMARALFKAWFVDFEPVRAKLEGRWQRGQSLPGLPAHLYDLFPDRLVESESGEVPEGWEMRSLDSIANYLNGLALQKFPSESETEFLPVIKIAQLRAGSVAGADRASTRIKPEYVVVDGDVLFSWSGSLEVEVWNGGRGALNQHLFKVTSDLVPKWFYFFATRYHLPDFRAVAAAKATTMGHIQRKHLTDARIAVAPPECMERLDAVIAPIFDQTIRNAQQSRSLAKLHDTLLPKLISGELRVPDAEAFLKERGL
- a CDS encoding type I restriction-modification system subunit M; this translates as MSSLQDRVKRAMRSIVPADGSTIGNTALRREIEALLQSEGLSIGEDDYWQAHGALVAEGVLLKGQGRGGSVRRAQATDANAPPPAGDPVRAARTVQPQDKTTMAQRKTSKTSKTSNTGRNANGGSLGFEAELFKAADKLRGNMEPSDYKHVALGLIFLKYISDAFEAKHTALLAEDPQAAEDKDEYLADNVFWVPKEARWSHLQASAKQPTIGTLIDEAMRAIEKDNESLKGVLPKDYARPALNKVMLGELVDLISGIALGEAGDRSKDILGRVYEYFLGQFAGAEGKRGGEFYTPRSVVRVLVEMLEPLPDPARGVAGRVYDPCCGSGGMFVQSEKFVQEHGGRIGDIAIYGQESNYTTWRLAKMNLAVRGIDSDIRWNNEGSFHKDELRDLKADFILANPPFNISDWGGDRLREDLRWKFGAPPAGNANYAWLQHIHHHLAPNGTAGVVLANGSMSSNQSGEGEIRRAMVEADVVDCMVALPGQLFYSTQIPACLWFLARNKNPEHGKPGGLRDRRGQVLFIDARKLGVLVDRTRRELTDEEVQKIAGTYHAWRGEAGAGEYADVAGFCKSATLEEIRKHGHVLTPGRYVGAAEQEEDGEPLEEKMARLAAQWRAQRAEAARLDAAIEANLRELGYGG
- the mnmE gene encoding tRNA uridine-5-carboxymethylaminomethyl(34) synthesis GTPase MnmE — translated: MQSPAARPPDTIAAVATAPGRGGIGVVRVSGAALSAFAQALCGREPQPRRAHFARFADAAGQAIDEGILLYFPTPASFTGEDVLELQGHGGPVVMQLLLERCLELGARLAEPGEFTRRAFLNGKLDLAQAEGVADLIEASTAAAARSALRSLSGKFSEEVRRITDALIDLRMLVEATLDFPEEEIEFLERARALPRLDGIRSDLEGLLDRARQGALLRSGLNVVLVGEPNVGKSSLLNRLAGEERAIVTDIAGTTRDALRETIQIEGIPLHIIDTAGLRDTADTVERIGIERTWREIERADVILRLVEAGGSGGEGGDTIDARLPAGAMRLTVVNKIDLAGGEAVREDQAGSVRLRLSAKTGAGIELLREELLRIAGWHAHGEDVILARERHLRALREALTHVVAAGEQCAALELFAEELRLAQESLGEITGEFTADDLLGVIFSRFCIGK
- the yidC gene encoding membrane protein insertase YidC, with translation MDQRRLILFLVFSFALVMLWDGWIKQNQPAPVAQQSAGTTAAANGAVPTPSASLAPGQVVVPSDPAPSAAATVTVETDLLRAEVSAQGGDVVRLEFKGHKQKEDHSKPFLLFDNGSAHTYLAQSGLIGGGLPTHKTVFTLPEGNFVLKAGEDRVVLRLEAPEQNGVRVTKVMTFARGSYLIDVAYEISNGGSEALSAHAYFQLTRDSNPAEKPEGFGGVQTFIGPAFYTEAGKFQKVQFGDIDDGDAKFVKTASDGWVAMVQHYFVSAWLPEQGEREYFARSVGNGLYSAGAIIPVSQIAPGAAAKVESRLYAGPQEQDKLEAIAPGLDLVVDYGWLTVIAAPLFWVLAWLYKLTGNWGWAIILVTVMLKAVFFPLSAASYKSMAKMRVLGPRLQRMKELYGNDKAKMQQEMMNLYRTEKINPLGGCLPILVQIPVFIALYWVLLGSVEMRQAPWLGWIQDLSAKDPYFILPVIMGVSMLVQMKLNPTPPDPIQAKVMMAMPIVFTFMFLWFPSGLVLYWVVNNILSIAQQWQITRMIESAKPGSKTA